The sequence below is a genomic window from Massilia oculi.
TCGCGCCCGTGTTCACGCAGCGCGTGCGCGATCTCGTGGCCCATCACGGCCGCCACTTCGTCGTCGGTCAGGTTCAGCTGATCGATGATGCCGGTGTAGAAGCCGATCCGGCCGCCCGGCATGCAGAAGGCGTTCACCTGGTCGGACTTGAACAGGTTGACCTGCCATTCCCACTTGCTCGCGGCCGGATTCCAGCGCGTGGTCTGCGGGATGATGCGCTGGGCGATCACGCGCAGGCGCTTGAGCTGGGGGTCGCCCTCCGACGCCAGTACGCCTTTCTGCTTGGCCTCGCCCACCATTTCGGTGTACTGCTGGCGTGCGGCCTCGTTGACCTGTTCTTCCGGCGCCAGCACGCGCATGCGCGACAGCGGCTTGACCGCGATGCCGTCCTGGACCACTGGGCTATTGTCCTGGGCAAGGCCAAGGCTGGTGGCGCTCATCAAGGTGAGGCAAAGTGCAAGGCGTTTCAGTTTTATCATCTCGTCACCGACAGGCTGTTGTTAGCAGCGCTATC
It includes:
- a CDS encoding M48 family metallopeptidase encodes the protein MIKLKRLALCLTLMSATSLGLAQDNSPVVQDGIAVKPLSRMRVLAPEEQVNEAARQQYTEMVGEAKQKGVLASEGDPQLKRLRVIAQRIIPQTTRWNPAASKWEWQVNLFKSDQVNAFCMPGGRIGFYTGIIDQLNLTDDEVAAVMGHEIAHALREHGRERLAKTNVTALGARVGGALLSGIFGVDPNLTGTAANYAGQFLVLKFSRDEEREADLVGLDISSRAGYDPRAGIALWRKMAALNQSAPLEIFSTHPGGETRIKDMEAHMNVLLPLYARAKNTSVARLPAYQSTALK